In Zingiber officinale cultivar Zhangliang chromosome 6A, Zo_v1.1, whole genome shotgun sequence, a single genomic region encodes these proteins:
- the LOC121995471 gene encoding UPF0496 protein 4-like: MLFVHKDASARRRFPFFASSPPKSPPGSLALPFEDTVAARLADLLRDASSLSWLARAVRVLALILDAAAALLADSSASSSDLATLACYLDSGVVLLDICNAASAEIDRLLRRRLHLRFAIHAIATSDGGRDAERLRKARDSLVEWTACARRSIKPSIVGLVRSLAPANPPRGKISIARRVIYAVEAVSSLIAGILVAVLGGSEQLTPASVPSDLPWAKEYNDLAAAISCELVGDRFAAELDAAEAAVKTLTDVISTDGDDENTETTLRKYVESTEKATGGLTEALDELSNAVNGLFRSALGLRNVTSQAFRVDSCN; this comes from the coding sequence ATGTTATTTGTGCACAAGGACGCCTCCGCCCGCCGACGATTTCCCTTCTTCGCTTCGTCTCCGCCGAAGTCGCCTCCGGGGTCCTTAGCTCTTCCCTTCGAAGACACAGTCGCCGCCCGCCTCGCAGATCTGCTCCGCGATGCCTCCTCCCTCTCCTGGCTCGCTCGCGCCGTCCGCGTCCTCGCCCTCATCCTCGACGCCGCCGCCGCCCTCCTGGCTGACTCCTCCGCTTCCTCCTCTGACCTTGCCACTCTCGCCTGCTACCTTGACTCCGGCGTCGTCCTCCTCGACATCTGCAACGCCGCCTCCGCAGAGATCGACCGCCTCCTGCGCCGCCGCCTCCACCTCCGCTTTGCCATCCACGCCATCGCCACCTCCGACGGCGGCCGCGACGCCGAGAGGCTACGGAAGGCGCGGGATTCGCTGGTGGAGTGGACCGCCTGCGCCCGTCGCTCGATCAAGCCGTCGATCGTCGGCCTTGTGCGATCCCTGGCCCCAGCCAACCCCCCAAGAGGAAAGATCTCGATCGCCCGGAGGGTGATCTACGCGGTGGAGGCGGTTTCTTCCCTGATCGCTGGCATCCTGGTCGCCGTCCTAGGCGGCAGCGAGCAGCTCACCCCCGCCAGTGTCCCTTCCGACCTGCCCTGGGCGAAAGAGTACAACGACCTTGCCGCCGCGATCTCGTGCGAGCTCGTCGGCGATAGGTTCGCCGCGGAGCTGGATGCGGCTGAGGCCGCCGTTAAGACTTTGACGGACGTGATCTCAACAGACGGTGACGACGAGAATACAGAGACGACGTTACGGAAATACGTGGAAAGCACGGAGAAAGCCACGGGCGGATTAACGGAAGCGTTGGATGAGTTATCTAACGCCGTTAACGGGCTGTTCCGCTCGGCGCTGGGTTTGAGGAACGTGACTTCGCAAGCATTCCGTGTCGACTCCTGCAACTAA
- the LOC121994551 gene encoding gibberellin-regulated protein 1-like: MAPRLLLPLLLLLFVLRLSGSEMLMDTENAAGRSSQISRSEELTGGGGSVDCGGLCGKRCKLSSRPRLCGRACGTCCGRCNCVPPGTSGNYEACPYYANITTHGGRRKCP, translated from the exons ATGGCAcctcgtcttcttcttcctcttcttctgctcTTGTTTGTTCTTCGTCTTTCAGGATCTGAAATG CTCATGGATACTGAAAACGCTGCAGGCAGATCGTCGCAGATCAGCAGGAGCGAGGAGCTTACTGGTGGTGGTGGATCAGTAGACTGTGGAGGGTTGTGCGGGAAGCGGTGCAAGCTGTCGTCGAGGCCGAGACTGTGCGGGAGAGCGTGCGGGACGTGCTGCGGCCGCTGCAACTGCGTGCCGCCGGGGACGTCCGGCAACTACGAGGCTTGTCCCTATTACGCCAACATCACCACCCACGGCGGCCGGCGCAAGTGCCCTTGA